One Rosa chinensis cultivar Old Blush chromosome 5, RchiOBHm-V2, whole genome shotgun sequence genomic region harbors:
- the LOC112167507 gene encoding glucan endo-1,3-beta-glucosidase, with protein MEPKKLLLLFLFFLFHSACHVILTAAIGVNYGTVADNLPPPSQVATFLKTKTTIDRVKIFDTNPDVLRAFANTGIAVTVTVGNGDFPPLAKLPAAQSWVADNILPFYPRTNINRIAVGNEILATSDKDLIAHLLPAMKALHSALNLANITAIQVSTPHSLGILAPNTGPPSQGQFRTGYDKILEYHRQTKSPFLVNPYPFFGLSPDTLNYATFRPNGGVFDNATGMNYTNMFDAQMDAVFSAMKKVGHEDVDLVVAETGWPSAGDPNQLGVSLENAVSYNGNLIRHVRSGKGTPLMPNRTFETYIFALFNENLKPTLSEQNYGLFKPDLDPVYDVVLCVSDTLRPSFFKNESVLTTKLLRVVVVLCVLTVRFIFI; from the coding sequence ATGGAACCCAAgaagctcctcctcctcttcctcttctttcttttccactCCGCCTGCCACGTCATCCTCACAGCCGCCATCGGCGTCAACTACGGCACAGTAGCCGACAACCTCCCGCCCCCGTCCCAGGTCGCCACCTTCCTCAAGACCAAGACCACCATCGACCGCGTCAAGATCTTCGACACCAACCCCGACGTCCTCCGCGCATTCGCCAACACCGGCATCGCCGTCACCGTCACCGTCGGTAACGGCGACTTCCCGCCCCTCGCCAAGCTCCCCGCCGCCCAGTCCTGGGTGGCCGACAACATCCTCCCCTTCTATCCCCGCACCAACATCAACCGAATCGCCGTCGGGAACGAAATCCTCGCCACGTCGGACAAGGACCTCATCGCGCATCTCCTGCCGGCTATGAAGGCGCTCCACTCGGCTCTCAACCTCGCCAACATCACCGCCATTCAGGTCTCGACACCTCACTCGCTCGGCATACTCGCCCCCAACACGGGCCCACCGAGCCAAGGACAGTTCCGGACCGGCTACGACAAGATCTTGGAGTACCATCGCCAGACCAAATCGCCGTTCCTCGTCAACCCGTACCCGTTTTTTGGTCTCTCACCCGATACGCTCAACTACGCGACTTTCAGGCCAAACGGCGGCGTTTTCGACAATGCCACCGGCATGAACTACACCAACATGTTCGACGCCCAGATGGACGCGGTTTTCTCCGCGATGAAGAAGGTCGGGCATGAAGACGTGGATCTAGTAGTCGCCGAAACCGGGTGGCCCTCCGCGGGTGACCCGAACCAACTCGGTGTCAGCTTGGAAAACGCGGTGTCGTACAACGGGAACCTCATCCGCCACGTTAGATCCGGGAAGGGCACGCCGTTGATGCCGAACAGGACGTTCGAGACTTACATTTTCGCGCTGTTCAATGAGAACCTGAAGCCCACGCTGTCGGAGCAGAATTACGGGCTGTTCAAACCCGACCTCGACCCGGTTTACGACGTCGTGCTCTGCGTCTCTGACACACTGCGTCCCAGCTTTTTCAAAAATGAGTCGGTGCTTACGACAAAGCTTTTACGCGTCGTTGTCGTTTTGTGTGTATTGACCGTGCGTTTCATATTTATCTAA
- the LOC112167506 gene encoding pentatricopeptide repeat-containing protein At4g11690, with protein MSPTNEALVLIQKMVKSSPLKALSIFNSSTLQGFHHTHHSISFILHNLISSNMPMHAQSLILQLLSGRISSPFFTPSSLLHDLTQPKLSSVPTSGHLYEAIINAHVQTQLPEQALYYLNKMVDQGLVPRSNTFNNVLGFLVKSRDFEKAWWVFNEFKGKVGLDLYSFGIVLKSCCEGGELDRGFGVFDEMEEMSWSPNVVIYTTLIDGCCKNGDLERAEKMFCKMGELGLVANQFTYTVLIDGLFKKGRNKEGFELYEKMKINGVVPNMRTYTCLISGCCNDGKMNSALNLFDEMRERGMACNVVTYNILIGGLCREMRVWEAEKFVNEMKRDGISPSIVTFNTLIDGFCGLGKLDKALSLFDQLKSNGQSPSLVTYNVLIQGFTKARNSAGVIDLVREMENRGMSPSKVTYTIVIDALVRSDDMERAFHVFSSMGKAGLVPDVYTYGVLIHGLCMKGNMIEASKLLQSMSDSHLEPSDVIFNIMIHGYCKEGSSYRALRLLKEMRKKGMVPNVASYSSTIGVLCNDGKWEEAEILLKEMTDSDSKPSVSLYNIVSRVKDDTPVKLST; from the coding sequence ATGTCACCAACGAACGAAGCTCTTGTCCTCATCCAAAAAATGGTGAAAAGCTCGCCACTCAAAGCCTTGTCAATCTTCAACTCCTCAACTCTCCAAGGCTTCCACCACACCCACCACTCCATCTCCTTCATTCTTCACAATCTCATCTCCTCCAATATGCCAATGCACGCCCAGTCTCTCATTCTTCAACTCCTCTCCGGTCGAATCTCATCCCCATTCTTCACTCCCTCGTCTCTCCTCCACGATTTAACTCAACCCAAGTTGAGCTCAGTCCCCACCTCTGGTCATCTATACGAAGCAATCATCAACGCCCACGTTCAAACTCAGTTGCCAGAGCAAGCCCTttactatttgaacaaaatggTTGATCAAGGCCTCGTTCCCAGATCAAACACTTTCAATAACGTATTGGGTTTCCTTGTTAAGTCGAGAGATTTTGAAAAGGCTTGGTGGGTGTTCAATGAGTTTAAAGGTAAGGTGGGATTGGATTTGTATAGTTTTGGGATAGTTTTAAAAAGTTGCTGCGAGGGTGGTGAATTGGATAGGGGGTTTGGGGTTTTTGATGAGATGGAGGAAATGAGTTGGTCTCCAAATGTGGTTATATATACTACATTGATTGATGGGTGTTGCAAGAATGGTGATTTAGAGAGGGCAGAGAAGATGTTTTGTAAAATGGGGGAGCTTGGTTTGGTTGCTAATCAGTTTACATATACTGTGTTGATTGATGGGCTTTTCAAGAAAGGTCGGAATAAAGAAGGGTTTGAGTTGtatgagaagatgaagattaatgggGTTGTTCCTAACATGCGTACTTATACTTGTTTGATCAGTGGGTGCTGCAACGATGGAAAAATGAATAGTGCCTTGAACCTGTTCGATGAAATGCGTGAGAGAGGAATGGCCTGCAATGTGGTCACATATAACATCCTAATTGGTGGGTTGTGTCGAGAAATGAGGGTTTGGGAAGCTGAGAAGTTTGTGAATGAGATGAAGAGGGATGGTATTAGTCCAAGTATAGTTACTTTCAACACTCTGATTGATGGGTTTTGTGGTCTTGGAAAGTTAGACAAGGCGTTGAGTTTGTTTGATCAGTTGAAGTCGAATGGACAATCTCCGTCTCTGGTGACTTACAATGTTCTGATTCAAGGCTTTACCAAAGCTCGAAACTCTGCTGGAGTTATTGATTTGGTGAGAGAGATGGAGAACAGAGGCATGTCTCCTTCTAAAGTGACGTATACAATTGTAATTGATGCCTTGGTTCGATCTGATGACATGGAAAGAGCATTTCATGTGTTCTCCTCCATGGGGAAGGCTGGTCTGGTGCCTGATGTCTACACCTATGGGGTCTTAATACATGGATTATGCATGAAAGGTAATATGATTGAAGCATCAAAGCTGTTACAATCAATGAGCGATTCACATTTGGAGCCAAGTGATGTCATATTTAATATAATGATTCATGGCTACTGCAAAGAGGGTAGCTCTTACAGGGCACTGAGGTTGCTCaaagaaatgagaaagaaaGGAATGGTTCCGAATGTGGCTAGTTATAGTTCGACCATTGGAGTTCTTTGTAATGATGGGAAATGGGAAGAAGCTGAAATACTACTTAAAGAAATGACGGACTCAGATTCGAAACCATCAGTTTCTTTGTATAATATAGTCTCTAGAGTGAAAGATGATACACCGGTGAAGTTATCAACCTAA
- the LOC112201974 gene encoding methyl-CpG-binding domain-containing protein 5, which translates to MSASAASGKDLNPNPNPTPSPPHQHHLNPPPDGTLDGADPLLQSGAFIDPTTTPTSDMEETGKAQPNGVDSVTPGTSNVTADGSAGRAKAKGSDPQAMDWLPAGWRVEYKVRSSGATAGSTDRYYHDPVSGRRFRSKKEVLHFLETGTLKKNASSDKTSVEGSASKKQRKSSTKPRPAVNFDFFDVPAKVEWVLTDSSQWTWTPFIGDQRVPESTAKEWATAFTVFTSSNSGHTQ; encoded by the exons ATGTCAGCCTCTGCAGCTTCTGGTAAAGATCTGAACCCGAACCCGAATCCGACTCCGAGTCCACCTCATCAACACCACCTGAATCCTCCACCTGACGGAACCCTCGACGGCGCCGATCCCCTCCTCCAATCGGGGGCCTTCATCgaccccaccaccacccccaCCTCAGATATGGAAGAAACCGGGAAGGCCCAACCGAACGGTGTGGACTCAGTGACGCCGGGCACGAGTAATGTCACTGCAGACGGGTCGGCGGGCCGGGCTAAGGCGAAAGGGTCGGATCCTCAGGCTATGGATTGGTTGCCGGCCGGTTGGAGAGTGGAGTATAAAGTGCGGAGCTCCGGTGCTACAGCTGGAAGTACAGATAGG TATTACCACGATCCAGTCTCAGGTCGTCGATTTCGGTCAAAGAAAGAAGTCCTTCACTTTCTGGAAACAGGAACGCTCAAGAAGAACGCTAGTTCTGACAAAACG TCCGTGGAAGGTTCTGCGAGCAAAAAGCAAAGGAAGTCTAGTACAAAGCCCAGACCTGCTGTGAACTTTGATTTTTTTGATGTGCCTGCGAAGGTGGAATGGGTTCTCACAGACTCCTCTCAGTGGACCTGGACACCCTTTATCGGTGACCAAAGGGTGCCCGAGTCCACTGCCAAAGAATGGGCTACTGCATTCACAGTTTTCACATCCAGCAATAGTGGCCACACTCAATGA
- the LOC112167642 gene encoding LOW QUALITY PROTEIN: putative inactive glutathione hydrolase 4 (The sequence of the model RefSeq protein was modified relative to this genomic sequence to represent the inferred CDS: inserted 2 bases in 2 codons) has product MCWDILYQECHLLQLELWGFLCYGNSDAANGDLGLHRLIEALKHMFAIRMNLGDPAFVDTHEYASDMLSPSFAKEIQQKIFDNTTFPPEYYSYRWSQLRDHGTSHFCIVDADRNAVSMTTTVNYPFGGGVLSPSTAIVLNNEMGDFSIPTDISPDHLPPAPSNFIEPIKRPLSSMTPIIVTKDNQLVGVLGGSGGLNIXVTQVFINYFILGMEPLAAVQSPRVYHRLIPNIVSYENWTVSDGNHIELSDERKLFLQEQGHELXAKAGGAITQLIVQRLGNPIQMGRKCGRSSNENVFHGILTAVSDPRKDGRPAAV; this is encoded by the exons ATGTGTTGGGATATACTATATCAGGAATGCCACCTCCTTCAGCTGGAACTTTGGGGCTTTCTATG CTATGGAAATTCAGATGCAGCAAACGGAGATCTTGGTCTGCATCGTCTGATTGAAGCATTGAAACACATGTTTGCAATCCGAATGAACTTGGGTGATCCTGCTTTTGTAGATACCCATGAATATGCATCTGATATGCTTTCTCCATCCTTTGCTAAGGAAATTCAGCAGAAGATATTTGACAACACAACTTTCCCACCAGAGTACTATTCATACAG GTGGAGTCAGCTCAGAGATCACGGAACAAGTCATTTCTGCATAGTAGATGCAGACAGAAATGCGGTATCAATGACAACCACTGTAAACTATCCTTTTGGAGGTGGAGTACTCTCTCCTTCTACTGCAATTGTGCTCAACAATGAGATGGGTGACTTCTCAATTCCCACTGACATATCGCCAGACCATCTCCCTCCTGCTCCGTCAAATTTCATTGAACCAATCAAAAGACCTTTATCTTCCATGACTCCTATTATAGTCACAAAG GATAATCAATTGGTTGGTGTGCTTGGAGGTAGTGGTGGTTTGAACA ATGTAACTCAGGTGTTTATCAATTATTTCATATTGGGGATGGAACCTTTAGCCGCAGTTCAAAGTCCAAGGGTCTACCACAGG CTAATACCAAACATAGTGTCCTATGAAAACTGGACTGTAAGCGATGGAAATCATATTGAGCTTTCAGACGAAAGAAAGCTCTTCTTGCAGGAGCAGGGTCATGAAT CAGCTAAAGCCGGGGGAGCCATCACTCAGCTCATTGTTCAAAGACTTGGAAACCCTATTCAGATGGGCAGGAAATGTGGTAGAAGTTCAAATGAAAACGTTTTCCATGGTATACTCACTGCTGTAAGTGACCCTAGAAAAGATGGAAGGCCTGCAGCTGTATGA
- the LOC112166323 gene encoding triosephosphate isomerase, cytosolic, whose protein sequence is MGRKFFVGGNWKCNGTTSEVKKIVTTLNEAEVPSEDVVDVVVSPPFVFLAYVKSLLRSDFHVAAQNCWVRRGGALTGEISAEMLVNLGIPWVIIGHSERRQILNESNEFVGDKVGYALSQGLKVIACIGETLEQRESGSTVAVVAAQTKAIADKVSSWENIVLAYEPVWAIGTGKVATPDQAQQVHFELRKWLQVNVGAEVAASTRIIYGGSVNGANCKELATQPDVDGFLVGGASLKPEFIDIINSATVKKDD, encoded by the exons ATGGGCAGGAAATTCTTCGTCGGTGGCAACTGGAAATGC AATGGGACAACTTCAGAGGTGAAGAAGATTGTCACCACATTGAATGAAGCTGAAGTCCCTTCAGAAGATGTTGTGG ACGTTGTTGTGAGCCCTCCCTTTGTGTTTCTTGCTTATGTGAAAAGTTTGTTGCGGTCTGATTTCCATGTTGCGGCACAGAACTGTTGGGTTCGGAGAGGTGGTGCGTTGACTGGAGAGATTAG TGCTGAGATGCTGGTCAATTTGGGGATTCCCTGGGTCATTATCGGCCATTCTGAGAGAAGACAGATTCTAAATGAATCCAATGAG TTTGTTGGGGACAAAGTTGGATATGCACTTTCTCAAGGCCTGAAAGTTATTGCCTGTATTGGAGAGACTCTTGAGCAGCGAGAATCAGGATCTACAGTGGCTGTTGTTGCTGCACAAACAAAAGCAATAGCAG ATAAAGTATCAAGCTGGGAGAACATTGTTTTGGCATATGAGCCAGTTTGGGCCATTGGCACTGGGAAGGTTGCAACCCCTGATCAGGCACAGCAA GTCCATTTTGAATTGAGGAAATGGCTTCAAGTCAATGTTGGTGCTGAAGTCGCTGCATCAACCAGAATTATTTACGGAG GTTCTGTAAATGGAGCAAACTGCAAAGAATTGGCAACACAGCCAGACGTTGATGGGTTTTTGGTTGGCGGAGCTTCCCTTAAG CCGGAGTTCATTGACATTATCAATTCTGCTACAGTGAAGAAAGATGATTGA